The following proteins are encoded in a genomic region of [Eubacterium] hominis:
- a CDS encoding formate--tetrahydrofolate ligase has product MFKTDLEIAQECKMEHIKDVAAKIGIEEKDLEYYGNYKAKVSLDLLHRNENKEDGKLILVTAINPTKAGEGKSTTTVGLGDALNRIGKKTMIALREPSLGPVFGLKGGAAGGGYAQVVPMEDINLHFTGDMHAITTANNLISACLDNHIHQGNALDIDINHVTWKRCMDMNDRTLRRIEIGKGPKANGVEREDGFNITVASEVMAVLCLSTSLMDLKERLGNMLIAYNTKNEPIYVKDLGIEGALAMVMKDAIKPNMVQTLEHNPVLIHGGPFANIAHGCNSILATKTCLKLADYTVTEAGFGADLGAEKFLDIKCRFGGLKPSAVVIVATIRALKQHGNVALEDLKEENVEAMLAGCENLAKHIDTIQQFGLPYIVAINEFATDTPAEVEALQNWCKEHGHPMSLSQVWAKGGEGAIDLANQLVELCDQPNTYAPLYDVNETIEDKITAIATKVYGAANVEFSDEAKEQIKLYNELGWNKMPICMAKTQMSLSDNDKLYGAPKDFTITVRELRPSLGAGFIVALTGKILTMPGLPKTPAANNMDINEEGHIVGLF; this is encoded by the coding sequence ATGTTTAAGACAGACTTAGAGATTGCACAAGAATGCAAAATGGAACACATCAAAGATGTAGCCGCAAAGATTGGTATTGAAGAAAAAGATTTAGAATATTATGGAAACTATAAAGCAAAAGTTTCTTTAGATTTATTACATAGAAATGAAAACAAAGAAGATGGTAAACTGATTCTTGTGACTGCTATCAATCCTACAAAAGCCGGTGAAGGAAAATCAACAACAACGGTTGGATTAGGTGATGCATTAAATCGTATTGGAAAGAAAACAATGATTGCATTACGTGAACCAAGCCTTGGTCCTGTATTTGGATTAAAAGGTGGTGCTGCAGGTGGTGGATATGCACAGGTTGTTCCTATGGAAGATATCAACCTTCACTTTACAGGCGATATGCACGCCATCACAACAGCAAACAATCTGATCAGTGCTTGTTTAGATAACCACATTCACCAAGGAAATGCGTTGGATATCGATATCAATCATGTAACATGGAAACGTTGTATGGATATGAATGATCGTACCCTTCGTCGTATTGAAATTGGAAAAGGTCCAAAAGCAAACGGTGTAGAACGTGAAGATGGTTTCAATATCACAGTAGCAAGTGAAGTCATGGCAGTATTGTGTTTATCAACTTCTTTAATGGATTTGAAAGAACGTTTAGGTAATATGCTGATTGCCTATAATACAAAAAATGAACCAATTTATGTGAAAGATTTAGGTATTGAAGGTGCACTTGCGATGGTTATGAAAGATGCCATCAAACCTAATATGGTACAGACATTAGAACACAATCCAGTATTGATTCACGGTGGACCATTCGCTAATATTGCGCATGGATGTAACTCTATTTTAGCAACAAAAACATGTTTAAAACTTGCAGATTATACAGTCACAGAAGCAGGATTCGGTGCTGATTTAGGTGCTGAAAAATTCTTGGATATCAAATGCCGTTTTGGTGGATTAAAACCAAGTGCTGTTGTGATTGTCGCAACGATTCGTGCATTGAAACAACATGGTAATGTAGCATTAGAAGACTTAAAAGAAGAAAATGTAGAAGCAATGCTTGCGGGATGTGAAAACTTAGCAAAACACATTGATACAATTCAACAGTTTGGCTTGCCTTATATTGTGGCCATCAATGAATTCGCAACAGATACACCTGCAGAAGTAGAAGCATTACAGAACTGGTGTAAAGAACATGGACATCCAATGAGCTTATCTCAGGTATGGGCAAAAGGTGGAGAAGGCGCAATTGACTTAGCAAATCAGTTGGTAGAATTATGTGATCAGCCAAATACTTACGCACCTTTATATGATGTCAATGAAACTATCGAAGATAAGATTACAGCAATCGCCACAAAGGTTTATGGTGCAGCTAATGTTGAATTTAGCGATGAAGCAAAAGAACAGATCAAGTTATACAATGAACTTGGATGGAATAAAATGCCAATTTGTATGGCAAAAACACAGATGTCATTATCCGATAATGATAAGCTGTATGGCGCACCAAAAGATTTCACGATTACCGTTCGTGAATTACGTCCAAGTTTAGGAGCTGGTTTTATCGTTGCATTAACTGGTAAGATTTTAACAATGCCAGGCTTGCCTAAGACACCAGCCGCAAACAATATGGATATCAATGAAGAAGGACATATTGTAGGATTATTCTAA
- a CDS encoding SDR family oxidoreductase: MDRFENKIMLVTGATSGIGKAVALRAASEGATVIAVGRNEERGHGVVEAITSANGKAEFMKCDVSDKEQVKELFAKIKESYGRLDVAINNAGIVGASKTVEELEDEDWSNVIDANLNSCFYCCREEVKLMKETGGAIVNVSSVAGMRGFPSAAAYVASKHGVSGLTKAVAVDYATKGITCNAVCPAGTNTPLTERSSADIKEHMTALAAQGKDPMEWLKNSMMSGKTETLQKRNATPEEQAATILYFASDEAKHITGSIVASDGGFTTY, from the coding sequence ATGGATCGTTTTGAAAACAAAATCATGCTGGTTACTGGAGCAACTTCAGGAATCGGAAAAGCAGTGGCACTGCGTGCAGCATCAGAGGGAGCAACAGTAATTGCCGTAGGACGTAATGAAGAAAGAGGTCATGGTGTCGTTGAAGCAATTACAAGCGCAAATGGAAAAGCTGAATTCATGAAATGTGATGTCAGTGATAAGGAACAGGTAAAAGAATTATTCGCAAAAATCAAAGAATCTTATGGAAGACTGGACGTTGCCATTAATAATGCAGGTATCGTTGGTGCTTCAAAAACAGTGGAAGAATTAGAAGATGAAGATTGGTCAAACGTGATTGACGCAAACTTGAATTCTTGTTTCTATTGTTGTCGTGAAGAAGTAAAACTGATGAAAGAAACAGGTGGTGCTATTGTAAATGTATCAAGTGTTGCTGGTATGCGTGGCTTCCCTTCTGCGGCTGCTTATGTTGCTAGTAAACATGGAGTAAGCGGACTTACAAAAGCAGTTGCCGTAGATTATGCGACAAAGGGAATTACTTGTAATGCAGTATGTCCTGCAGGAACAAATACACCACTTACAGAAAGAAGTTCTGCGGATATCAAAGAACATATGACTGCTTTAGCTGCACAGGGAAAAGATCCTATGGAATGGCTGAAGAATTCTATGATGTCAGGTAAAACTGAAACATTACAGAAACGCAATGCTACCCCTGAAGAACAAGCCGCAACAATTCTTTATTTCGCAAGTGATGAAGCAAAACATATCACAGGTTCTATCGTCGCCAGTGATGGTGGATTTACTACATATTAA
- the purD gene encoding phosphoribosylamine--glycine ligase — MKVLVIGKGGREHALVHAVSRSARVKKIYAAPGNPGMKNLAECVNISDSDVKGLVAFAKENAIDLTIVGPESALSLGVVDAFQKEGLKIFGPTKDAAQVESSKDFAKAIMAKYGIPTANYQTFDNKEDAIHYVKSEGAPIVIKEDGLKAGKGVTVAHTLKEALDALDIAFDIPGNKVVIEECLVGFEFSLICFVCDDIVLPMQVAQDHKCAYDGDKGPNTGGMGVYSPVRKITPEIIDEAMHSIMIPMAKAMVKEGHPFTGFLYGGLMLTEHGIKTIEFNARFGDPEAEVILPRLKTDFCDIIENIMNHSKTELEWDDQVTLGVVMASDGYPASSTKDAVIEGLDDVDSMIFHMGTAEKDGNLVTAGGRVLIVVSKEDTLQEAYDKAYADVEKITCDKLFYRHDIGKKDM, encoded by the coding sequence ATGAAAGTATTGGTAATTGGAAAAGGCGGAAGGGAACACGCCCTCGTACATGCAGTAAGCAGAAGTGCAAGAGTTAAGAAAATTTATGCGGCTCCAGGAAATCCAGGTATGAAGAATCTGGCAGAATGTGTTAATATTTCTGACAGTGATGTGAAAGGATTGGTAGCATTCGCAAAAGAAAATGCAATTGATTTAACAATCGTAGGACCAGAAAGTGCATTGAGTTTAGGTGTGGTAGATGCATTCCAGAAAGAAGGTCTGAAAATATTTGGACCAACAAAGGATGCTGCACAAGTAGAATCCAGTAAGGATTTTGCGAAAGCAATTATGGCCAAGTATGGTATTCCTACAGCAAATTATCAGACATTCGACAACAAAGAAGATGCCATTCATTATGTAAAAAGTGAAGGGGCACCAATCGTTATAAAGGAAGATGGCTTAAAAGCAGGAAAAGGTGTAACTGTTGCACATACACTAAAAGAAGCATTAGATGCTTTAGATATTGCTTTTGATATCCCGGGAAATAAAGTTGTTATCGAAGAATGCCTTGTTGGATTTGAGTTCTCATTGATCTGCTTTGTATGTGATGATATCGTATTGCCAATGCAGGTTGCGCAGGATCATAAATGTGCTTATGATGGAGATAAAGGACCTAATACAGGTGGTATGGGTGTATATTCTCCAGTACGTAAAATTACGCCAGAAATTATTGATGAAGCCATGCATTCCATTATGATACCTATGGCAAAAGCAATGGTAAAAGAAGGCCATCCATTTACAGGCTTCCTGTATGGTGGTTTGATGTTAACAGAACATGGTATTAAAACAATTGAATTCAATGCCCGTTTTGGAGATCCAGAAGCAGAAGTTATCCTGCCACGTTTGAAAACAGATTTCTGTGATATCATTGAAAATATTATGAATCATTCTAAAACTGAATTAGAATGGGATGATCAGGTAACACTTGGTGTGGTTATGGCAAGTGATGGCTATCCTGCATCCAGTACCAAAGATGCTGTTATTGAAGGCTTAGATGATGTAGATTCTATGATCTTCCATATGGGTACAGCTGAAAAAGATGGAAACCTGGTAACTGCAGGTGGACGTGTATTGATTGTGGTTTCAAAAGAAGATACACTACAGGAAGCATATGATAAAGCTTATGCAGATGTAGAAAAGATTACATGTGATAAACTGTTCTATCGTCACGATATCGGAAAGAAAGATATGTAG